A stretch of Eubalaena glacialis isolate mEubGla1 chromosome 10, mEubGla1.1.hap2.+ XY, whole genome shotgun sequence DNA encodes these proteins:
- the FZD4 gene encoding frizzled-4, with translation MAWRGAGPRVLGAPGGVGLSLRLLLLLLLLLRPARGFGDEEERRCDPIRISMCQNLGYNVTKMPNLVGHELQTDAELQLTTFTPLIQYGCSSQLQFFLCSVYVPMCTEKVNIPIGPCGGMCLSVKRRCEPVLKEFGFAWPESLNCSKFPPQNDHNHMCMEGPGDEEVPLPHKTPIQPGEECHSVGTNSDQYIWVKRSLNCVLKCGYDAGLYSRSAKEFTDIWMAVWASLCFISTAFTVLTFLIDSARFSYPERPIIFLSMCYNIYSIAYIVRLTVGRERISCDFEEAAEPVLIQEGLKNTGCAIIFLLMYFFGMASSIWWVILTLTWFLAAGLKWGHEAIEMHSSYFHIAAWAIPAVKTIVILIMRLVDADELTGLCYVGNQNLDALTGFVVAPLFTYLVIGTLFIAAGLVALFKIRSNLQKDGTKTDKLERLMVKIGVFSVLYTVPATCVIACYFYEISNWALFRYSADDSNMAVEMLKIFMSLLVGITSGMWIWSAKTLHTWQKCSNRLVNSGKVKREKRGNGWVKPGRGNETVV, from the exons ATGGCCTGGCGGGGCGCAGGGCCGCGCGTCCTGGGGGCCCCCGGGGGCGTCGGTCTCAGCCTGCGGCTGCTGCTACTCttgctgctgctcctgaggccggCGCGGGGCTTCGGGGACGAGGAGGAGCGGCGCTGCGACCCCATCCGCATCTCTATGTGCCAGAACCTGGGCTACAACGTGACCAAGATGCCCAACCTGGTGGGGCACGAGCTGCAGACGGACGCCGAGCTGCAGCTGACAACTTTCACGCCGCTCATCCAGTACGGCTGCTCCAGCCAGCTGCAG TTCTTCCTTTGTTCCGTGTATGTGCCCATGTGCACAGAGAAGGTCAATATCCCCATCGGCCCCTGCGGCGGGATGTGTCTTTCGGTCAAGAGACGTTGCGAGCCTGTCCTGAAGGAATTTGGATTTGCCTGGCCAGAGAGCCTGAACTGCAGCAAATTCCCACCACAGAATGACCACAACCACATGTGCATGGAAGGGCCAGGTGATGAGGAGGTGCCCTTACCTCACAAAACCCCCATCCAGCCTGGGGAAGAGTGCCATTCCGTGGGAACCAACTCTGATCAGTACATCTGGGTGAAGAGGAGCCTGAACTGCGTTCTCAAGTGTGGCTATGATGCTGGCTTATACAGCCGCTCGGCCAAGGAGTTCACCGACATCTGGATGGCCGTGTGGGCCAGCCTGTGCTTCATCTCCACCGCCTTCACTGTGCTGACCTTCCTGATCGATTCTGCCAGGTTTTCCTACCCGGAGCGCCCCATCATATTTCTCAGTATGTGCTATAATATTTATAGCATTGCTTATATTGTCAGGCTGACTGTAGGCCGGGAAAGGATATCCTGCGATTTTGAAGAGGCAGCAGAACCTGTTCTCATCCAAGAAGGACTTAAGAACACAGGATGTGCAATCATTTTCTTGCTGATGTACTTTTTTGGAATGGCCAGTTCCATCTGGTGGGTTATTCTGACACTCACTTGGTTTTTGGCAGCGGGACTCAAATGGGGTCATGAAGCCATTGAAATGCACAGCTCTTATTTCCACATTGCAGCCTGGGCTATCCCTGCAGTGAAAACCATTGTCATCTTGATTATGAGACTGGTGGATGCAGATGAACTGACTGGCCTGTGCTACGTGGGGAACCAAAACCTTGATGCCCTCACGGGCTTTGTGGTGGCTCCCCTCTTCACTTACTTGGTGATTGGAACTTTGTTCATTGCTGCAGGCTTGGTGGCCTTGTTCAAAATTCGGTCGAATCTTCAAAAGGATGGGACAAAGACAGACAAGTTGGAAAGGCTGATGGTCAAGATTGGGGTCTTCTCAGTCCTGTACACGGTGCCTGCAACCTGTGTGATTGCCTGTTATTTCTATGAAATCTCCAACTGGGCGCTCTTCCGGTATTCCGCAGATGACTCCAATATGGCGGTTGAGATGTTGAAAATTTTTATGTCTTTGCTGGTAGGCATCACTTCAGGCATGTGGATTTGGTCTGCCAAAACTCTTCACACGTGGCAGAAGTGTTCCAACAGATTGGTGAATTCTGGGaaggtaaagagagaaaaaagagggaatgGTTGGGTGAAGCCTGGGAGAGGCAATGAAACTGTGGTATAA